The DNA sequence TGTTTTGAAGCTTAAGGAAACCAGATCTTAAGTCCGCGAAGGCATGACTATTTGATGATTCGAGAATAAGAACGGCAGTTCCGTCTTGTTTCAGACCTTCAATAAAAGCATCCTTTAATTCGTCAACTTCACACGAAATGAAGTTTAGTTCATTCGATTTATTACTGGTATTTGAATATTCCTCAATTGTAAAAAGAGGAAAATGTTGATGTGTTCCTTGCCAAACGTTTTGATCTTGAATTACGCTAAGCGTTCCTGGAAGCCCAAAATTAATAGAGCCATTCCCTAAATAGATATAATCACACGCGTTATCGGTAAGGTGCCATTTGTCTAACCCTTTCGAATATTTATTTCCTGTTGAGGCAAGATCGGTTGCACTAATATTTTTAAAGGAAGAATAATCTGCAATGACTCTCGGGACATTCTTTTCTCCAATATTTTTAACGGATGAAGCAACTCTCTTGTTGAATTCGAAGGCGTTGAATGTATCTGTATCCACAGTTTCTATTACGTTGTGACCAGATCTTGACTTATATCGATTAATTAAACTAAGTGCCACTGGGAGTTCAAATTCGGGCTCTTCAGTAAGTGAAACGCGAACAGTATCGCCCAAGCCGTCTTCCAATAAAGTGCCTATGCCAACAGCAGATTTTATTCTTCCATCCTCGCCTTCACCTGCTTCCGTTACACCAAGGTGTAGAGGGTAGTCCATACCCTCATCGGTCATTTTTTGTACAAGAAGTCTATACGCTTGTACCATTACTTGTGGATTGCTTGCCTTCATGGAAAGAACGATTTGATCGAAAGCATTCTCTTCACAGATTCGAACAAACTCAAGCGCAGATTCTACCATGCCTAAGGGTGTATCACCATATCGACTTAAGATGCGATCGGATAAGGAACCATGGTTTGTTCCAATTCGCATGGCAGTGCCATGTTCCTTGCAAATCTTTACCAATGGAGTAAATCGTTCTCTTATTCTATCTTTTTCGGCATAGTATGTAGCATCATCGTAAATATGCGTTTCGAACTTTTTACGATCTGCATAATTCCCTGGATTAACCCTTACTTTTTCTACTATCCGAGCTGCCACCTCCGCAGCGTTAGGCGTAAAATGGATATCAGCAACAATAGGTGTGTCATAACCTCTGCTTCGTAAGCCGTCTTTAATGTTTTGAAGATTATGTGCTTCCTTGATACTGGGAGCAGTGATTCGGACGTATTCGCATCCGGCCTTAATCATTCGAATGGATTGCTCTATAGTTGCTTCTGTATCCATGGTGTCCGTGGTGGTCATGGATTGCACGCGGATAGGATTGTTTCCACCTAGAGGAATATTGCCTATGCGAACTTCTCTTGAAACGTATCTTGAATATCTGAATAAGCTATTACAATAGCTTCCATCTAACTGCACCATCTTACTATATTATAGATTAAATATTATTTAATCGCCGATCTTTTTTCGTGCAATGCAGTTACAATTATTAATTGATTTTTTATTTCTCCTTTTTTTGTTTCTTGATTTTTAGTGTTGGTTACAATATCATTTTTTGCTGTTTCAATATCCTTTTTGGCTTGTTCGATGGTCTCCTTATTTCTTTTCACTAACGAATGAAGGTTCTCGTTTTCTCGAACTAGTTTTTCTTGATCTTTTTCAAGTCCGTTGTATAGCTTATCTGCATCTTTAAGTTCTTTATCTACAGAACAACCTCCGGCTTTTAGCATAAAATGCTTTAGTGCAGTAGAAACCCTAGAAATTTCGATTCCTAAAATGAAATCG is a window from the Flavobacteriales bacterium genome containing:
- the ispG gene encoding (E)-4-hydroxy-3-methylbut-2-enyl-diphosphate synthase, which encodes MVQLDGSYCNSLFRYSRYVSREVRIGNIPLGGNNPIRVQSMTTTDTMDTEATIEQSIRMIKAGCEYVRITAPSIKEAHNLQNIKDGLRSRGYDTPIVADIHFTPNAAEVAARIVEKVRVNPGNYADRKKFETHIYDDATYYAEKDRIRERFTPLVKICKEHGTAMRIGTNHGSLSDRILSRYGDTPLGMVESALEFVRICEENAFDQIVLSMKASNPQVMVQAYRLLVQKMTDEGMDYPLHLGVTEAGEGEDGRIKSAVGIGTLLEDGLGDTVRVSLTEEPEFELPVALSLINRYKSRSGHNVIETVDTDTFNAFEFNKRVASSVKNIGEKNVPRVIADYSSFKNISATDLASTGNKYSKGLDKWHLTDNACDYIYLGNGSINFGLPGTLSVIQDQNVWQGTHQHFPLFTIEEYSNTSNKSNELNFISCEVDELKDAFIEGLKQDGTAVLILESSNSHAFADLRSGFLKLQNKICNTPIIIKRTFDTNDLSDFQIYASTDIGGLLLEGFGDGTMLIGEISLGIDTINSTCFGILQATRSRITRTDYISCPSCGRTLFDLQETTAKIRERTDHLKGVKIGIMGCIVNGPGEMADADYGYVGTGVDKITLYKGQEVVQKNIPSSEAVDALIGLIKSHGDWVERELV